The DNA region GCTCTCTTGCCGTCTTGAACAGCTCCTCGTAGGACGGGTCGTCGAGCGTCTTACCGTTCACGTTGGTGAACAGCGTGCCCCCCTTCAGTCCAAGTTCCTTCACCGCCCGCTCGAGCTCCCTCGCAGACGATCCGGGGTCCTGGAGGGGCAGAGCCGCAAAGCCGTAGAAGCGGCCGGGAAACCTCTGCGTTATGGCGGCAAAGTCGTCATTCGTCATCTTCGCCAGCCTGATACCCCGCTCCGTCGTCTCGATGTGCGTCCCCGGAGTGGTGAGGCTCAGGATCTGGGCGCGGATCCCGGCGCGGTCGAGCTCCTCCCGCCGGAACTCGATGTCCCTGTGGCCAGGGACGATCACGTTGTAGTCGCCCTCATAAGTGAGGATGTAGTTGCCGTCCTTGTCTTCGGTGACTGTGGCGGCGCCGCGCCCCTTCTTCAACTCCTCCAGGTACGAAGGCGGGTAGAAGTGATTGTGGACGTCTATGGCGCCGGCGCTCGTGGGCCGCACGGACTTACAGCTGCAAGGCATCGGAAAACCCCCTTGTCTTGGCTTACCTGGTGGCCCCTCGACGGT from Bacillota bacterium includes:
- a CDS encoding amidohydrolase family protein encodes the protein MPCSCKSVRPTSAGAIDVHNHFYPPSYLEELKKGRGAATVTEDKDGNYILTYEGDYNVIVPGHRDIEFRREELDRAGIRAQILSLTTPGTHIETTERGIRLAKMTNDDFAAITQRFPGRFYGFAALPLQDPGSSARELERAVKELGLKGGTLFTNVNGKTLDDPSYEELFKTARELDAPLFVHPTTPIPSDAFLDYRLAATVGFTVDTTLAVARLIFSGVLDRVPGLKLIASHLGGCLPYLAERLDRGWAAYPECKKASRAPSSYIREIYIDCVSFEPLAVDFARKLLGAWRLMVGSDYPHQIGDLYRCTEVIGGLEAPEGEKTAILSGNAVALLGL